One Edaphobacter flagellatus genomic region harbors:
- a CDS encoding sensor histidine kinase, whose translation MTKRTIREGTTRIAVGIAVGLSITWLAYRFHFNLASATSIHLFLVTAIALRWGLLEASIVSLVSVACLDYFFTQPLFQFYMTDSHDWVALVTFESVALLVSRLSNQVSRHAREVEIHQLQLQKLYELSQNILLLDQQKLVDQQLADLILATLQAKGVALWNDYDLHLSKSGTCEVTDDEVRSTYFSERNEDDPLTATSRRVLRSGTRAIGSLVICGHSLDDASIIATASLTAVAIERARSFSAESSAEAARQSEQLRSAVLDGLAHAFKTPLTTIRSSSSGLLEMDTLSGAEKRLVALIDQQADHLNDLTTRLLRTARIDTVDLKLKREAIDLTQLLQSSAEASTQDLGAHPIRLLAGTKHSTVWADRQLLEMALFQLLDNAAKYGSSESSITIDVQEDPAETLISIKNEGSFIPPHERENIFKRFYRSPGSDRKAPGTGIGLSVVKRIAEAHQGRAWVNSGEHTGTTFFLSLPRTAKEM comes from the coding sequence ATGACCAAGAGAACAATTCGCGAAGGTACGACGAGGATCGCGGTTGGCATAGCCGTGGGCCTGTCTATCACTTGGCTTGCCTACCGATTTCATTTCAATCTCGCCTCTGCGACTTCGATTCATCTCTTTCTGGTAACCGCCATTGCGTTGCGGTGGGGCCTTCTTGAAGCGAGCATCGTGTCGTTGGTGTCAGTGGCCTGCCTCGATTACTTTTTCACTCAACCGTTGTTTCAGTTTTATATGACGGACTCCCATGATTGGGTAGCTCTAGTTACCTTTGAAAGTGTCGCTTTGCTTGTAAGTCGCCTTTCAAATCAAGTCAGCCGCCATGCTCGCGAAGTCGAGATACATCAATTGCAACTGCAGAAGTTGTATGAACTGAGCCAGAATATCCTTCTACTGGATCAACAGAAGCTAGTCGATCAGCAACTCGCGGATCTGATTCTGGCTACACTCCAAGCGAAGGGAGTGGCACTGTGGAACGATTATGACCTGCATTTGAGTAAAAGTGGCACCTGTGAGGTCACAGACGATGAGGTGCGTTCCACATACTTTTCAGAGCGCAACGAAGATGACCCTCTAACAGCGACCTCGCGACGCGTTCTTCGCTCAGGTACGCGAGCCATTGGTTCGTTGGTCATCTGCGGCCATTCGCTCGATGATGCCTCGATCATTGCAACCGCTTCGTTGACGGCTGTCGCGATTGAGAGGGCACGCTCGTTCTCTGCGGAAAGCAGTGCAGAAGCAGCCCGGCAAAGCGAGCAACTTCGCTCTGCAGTACTGGATGGTCTTGCGCATGCCTTCAAAACCCCGCTGACAACCATTCGAAGTTCCAGCTCGGGCCTACTCGAAATGGATACATTGTCTGGTGCAGAGAAAAGGCTCGTGGCGCTGATCGACCAGCAGGCCGATCACCTTAACGATCTCACCACGCGCCTGCTCCGCACGGCCAGGATTGACACTGTCGATCTTAAGCTGAAGCGGGAAGCAATTGATCTCACTCAGCTCCTACAAAGCAGCGCCGAAGCATCCACGCAGGACCTCGGTGCACATCCCATCCGCCTTCTCGCCGGGACGAAACACAGCACGGTCTGGGCCGACAGGCAACTCCTGGAGATGGCGCTTTTTCAGCTACTCGATAATGCCGCGAAATATGGGAGTTCTGAGTCATCGATCACTATTGACGTTCAGGAAGATCCGGCGGAGACGCTTATCAGTATCAAGAACGAGGGTTCCTTCATCCCACCTCATGAGAGGGAGAATATCTTCAAGCGCTTTTATCGCAGCCCCGGCTCAGATCGCAAGGCCCCGGGAACAGGCATCGGTTTATCCGTAGTCAAGCGCATAGCGGAAGCGCATCAAGGACGTGCATGGGTAAATAGCGGCGAGCACACGGGAACCACTTTCTTTCTTTCGCTACCGCGAACGGCAAAGGAGATGTAG
- a CDS encoding response regulator transcription factor gives MTQRLNVLIVEDDAGIRQSLFETLTALGFMIGEAGNGEQALLRLRMIDYDAVLLDINMPGMGGIETCRSIYHTYPHIPIIMLTVRDGEDDKVEALDAGADDYVTKPFQIRELTARLRSAIRRSKTSTAPSESTIVVGALRLDSDRHRVEKMGQEVRLTPKEFAMLRFLMEHAGRPIPHSRLLTSIWGPDYGNEREYLRVLINQLRKKIEDDPSRPSYILTESHVGYRFREA, from the coding sequence GTGACACAGCGATTGAATGTGCTCATCGTAGAAGATGATGCGGGAATCCGGCAGAGCCTGTTTGAGACCTTGACTGCATTGGGATTCATGATTGGAGAAGCAGGCAATGGAGAGCAAGCCCTGTTGCGTCTGCGGATGATCGACTATGACGCAGTGCTGCTTGATATCAATATGCCTGGGATGGGAGGGATCGAAACATGTCGGTCAATCTACCATACCTACCCTCACATTCCAATCATTATGCTAACGGTACGAGACGGAGAAGACGATAAAGTGGAAGCGCTCGATGCAGGCGCCGATGACTATGTAACCAAGCCCTTTCAGATTAGGGAGCTGACTGCGAGGTTGCGGTCGGCAATCCGGCGTTCGAAGACATCGACAGCTCCCTCCGAGTCTACTATCGTAGTTGGCGCTTTACGGCTCGACTCGGATCGTCATCGTGTCGAGAAGATGGGCCAAGAGGTTCGCCTCACTCCGAAAGAGTTCGCGATGTTGCGCTTTCTTATGGAACATGCAGGCCGCCCTATCCCCCACAGCCGTCTACTGACTTCTATATGGGGACCGGACTATGGTAACGAGCGCGAATACCTACGCGTCCTTATCAATCAGCTTCGTAAGAAGATCGAAGACGATCCGTCGCGCCCGTCATATATCTTGACAGAGAGTCATGTCGGTTATCGGTTTCGTGAGGCTTAG